Genomic segment of Fibrobacter sp.:
AGCCATCTGTTTTTTATTTTCCCTAATCCAAATTCTAATATTGTAGAAGACAATCATTTGACAGTAAGGGCAACTTTATGGACAAGAAATTTGCAGTGGTTCTCCCGGCCGGTGGCCTGGGCAAGCGCATGGGCGGAAATATTCCCAAGCAGCTGATGCTTTTGGGCGGCAAGCCTGTTTACCGTTATTGCCTTGAGACTTTCTTGCAGATGGACGAAATTGCCGAAGTGGTGATGGCTGTACCTGTCGACTGGAAAAGCCATTTTGAAGAAGAGCTTTTCGGACCGGAAGCAGGCAAGAACGGAGCCAGTCTCACTCCAGAAATGCGAGCCAAGCTGAAAATTGTTGTAGGTGGTGCAGAGCGCTGGCAATCCGTAGAGAACGGAGTCAACGCCCTGACAAGTTCCGCGGAATACGTTCTCGTGCATGACGTGGCTCGCCCCTTTATTAGCAAGGAAATCATTCTTGACGTTTGCAACACCTTGGTGACCAAGGGGGCATGCCTTGTGGCAAAACCCGCTGTAGATACCATCAAGATCGCAGCAAACGGCCGCGTTGAAAAGACCATCGACCGCAACACCGTTTGGATGGCACAGACCCCCCAGGCAGCCTCCATCGATGTTTTGAAGAAACTCTACGCAAGAATCGCAGCAGAACCGTTGAACTTTGTACCCACTGATGAAGCCAGCATTCTGGAATTTTTCGGAGAACCGGTCTACATCGTAAAGGGT
This window contains:
- the ispD gene encoding 2-C-methyl-D-erythritol 4-phosphate cytidylyltransferase, with amino-acid sequence MDKKFAVVLPAGGLGKRMGGNIPKQLMLLGGKPVYRYCLETFLQMDEIAEVVMAVPVDWKSHFEEELFGPEAGKNGASLTPEMRAKLKIVVGGAERWQSVENGVNALTSSAEYVLVHDVARPFISKEIILDVCNTLVTKGACLVAKPAVDTIKIAANGRVEKTIDRNTVWMAQTPQAASIDVLKKLYARIAAEPLNFVPTDEASILEFFGEPVYIVKGTAANDKLTTPEDFEIFAAKLK